The Sinomicrobium kalidii genome contains a region encoding:
- a CDS encoding glycerophosphodiester phosphodiesterase family protein, whose product MSDTKNYFQYTENVFPVISAHRGGAGTNYPENCIATLEYTLSQTPAIFEIDARLTKDNKAVLLHDKTLERTTSGKGKLRDHTLDEIKNIQLKDPEGNITSYRIPTLEEAIQWSKGKTLLNLDVKDVPLEMKAKLIKEHDAFHHVIFTVHNAGEARFFYDFDHRSMFSAFVKTKEALVSYEKAGIPWQNVLIAYVGSESTKENKALYDLLHQRGVMVMVSAAPVYDKMERREKRAEAYRKILEDGADIIETDRPAEVAEAIKEMYPEKSTKYNYWKTEKMKN is encoded by the coding sequence TATTTTCAGTATACAGAAAATGTGTTTCCTGTAATCAGTGCCCATCGCGGGGGAGCCGGAACAAATTATCCGGAGAACTGTATCGCCACACTGGAATACACCTTAAGTCAAACACCCGCAATTTTTGAGATAGATGCCCGCCTCACTAAAGATAACAAGGCCGTATTACTGCACGATAAAACCCTCGAACGCACTACTTCGGGGAAGGGCAAACTCAGGGACCACACCCTGGATGAGATAAAAAATATTCAGTTAAAAGACCCGGAAGGCAATATCACATCCTACCGGATACCCACACTGGAAGAAGCCATTCAATGGAGTAAGGGAAAGACCCTGCTCAACCTGGATGTCAAGGACGTCCCCCTGGAAATGAAGGCAAAACTGATAAAAGAGCACGATGCTTTTCACCATGTGATCTTTACCGTGCACAATGCAGGGGAAGCCAGGTTCTTTTATGACTTCGATCACCGGAGTATGTTCTCTGCATTTGTAAAGACCAAAGAAGCCCTTGTCTCTTATGAGAAGGCAGGCATCCCCTGGCAGAATGTCCTGATAGCCTATGTAGGATCAGAAAGCACAAAAGAAAACAAAGCGCTATACGACTTACTCCACCAGAGGGGGGTGATGGTCATGGTTAGCGCAGCACCTGTTTATGATAAAATGGAACGCCGTGAAAAACGTGCAGAAGCCTATCGGAAGATCCTGGAGGACGGGGCCGATATTATTGAAACAGATCGCCCGGCAGAAGTTGCCGAAGCCATAAAAGAGATGTACCCGGAAAAAAGTACGAAATACAACTATTGGAAAACCGAAAAAATGAAAAACTAA